The following coding sequences are from one Rathayibacter sp. VKM Ac-2760 window:
- a CDS encoding amino acid ABC transporter substrate-binding protein, translating into MTLLPARTSLRVLLGTTAAAAALVLAGCAPASTDDVVSGAGGDSTASTASGLTLAEVEESGKLTIGTEGTYSPFSFHADGGTGALTGYDVEVITAVAEKLGVEPEFEETQWDAMFAGLDGGRFDVIANQVSINDERSAKYDFSEPYSVSPGVVVVPTADTDITSLDSLSGKTTAQSLSSNWYTLAQDSGATVEGVEGWAQAVALVEQGRVDATINDRLTWLDWSTTYPDQAAGLKVAVTTDDSSSSAFTFPKGSDDLVAAVDGALDELRADGTLASISERYFGADVSE; encoded by the coding sequence GTGACGCTCCTCCCCGCCCGCACCTCGCTGCGCGTCCTGCTCGGCACGACCGCGGCCGCCGCCGCCCTCGTCCTCGCCGGCTGCGCCCCCGCCTCCACCGACGACGTGGTCTCCGGCGCCGGCGGCGACAGCACCGCCTCGACCGCGTCCGGGCTCACGCTCGCCGAGGTCGAGGAGTCCGGGAAGCTGACCATCGGCACCGAGGGCACCTACTCGCCGTTCTCGTTCCACGCCGACGGCGGCACCGGAGCCCTCACCGGCTACGACGTCGAGGTCATCACCGCGGTCGCCGAGAAGCTCGGCGTCGAGCCGGAGTTCGAGGAGACCCAGTGGGACGCGATGTTCGCCGGTCTCGACGGCGGCCGCTTCGACGTGATCGCCAACCAGGTCTCGATCAACGACGAGCGCAGCGCGAAGTACGACTTCTCCGAGCCGTACTCCGTCAGCCCGGGCGTCGTCGTCGTCCCGACCGCGGACACCGACATCACCTCGCTCGACTCGCTCTCCGGCAAGACCACCGCGCAGTCGCTCTCGAGCAACTGGTACACGCTCGCGCAGGACAGCGGCGCGACCGTCGAGGGCGTCGAGGGCTGGGCGCAGGCCGTCGCCCTCGTCGAGCAGGGCCGCGTCGACGCGACCATCAACGACCGCCTCACCTGGCTCGACTGGTCGACCACCTACCCCGACCAGGCCGCGGGCCTCAAGGTCGCCGTGACGACGGACGACAGCTCCTCGAGCGCCTTCACCTTCCCGAAGGGCTCGGACGACCTCGTCGCCGCGGTCGACGGCGCCCTCGACGAGCTGCGCGCCGACGGCACCCTCGCCTCCATCTCCGAGCGCTACTTCGGCGCCGACGTCTCCGAGTAG
- a CDS encoding LuxR C-terminal-related transcriptional regulator translates to MAEFEDSAVTVLGGLAIERAALLALLADRLPDLRVVAEDVEAAETIGILDLDRIPPDALSSTLAGHSARHQGLIVLSASDSLEIVRAVLRIERAAFVWKGDEPGDLVAAIVSVVSGRSWISEAVRHRFLAAGLDRRPVLSRQESRVMRSYGAGTAVKTVALEMRIAEHTVRTYIKRIKAKYLDAGIALESRVDFYRHLDGHEVAIRNGRDRVRSGMQEEHRSA, encoded by the coding sequence ATGGCGGAATTCGAAGACTCAGCAGTGACGGTCCTAGGCGGTCTGGCGATCGAGCGCGCGGCTCTGCTCGCGCTCCTGGCCGACCGGCTCCCGGATCTCCGGGTGGTGGCGGAGGACGTCGAGGCGGCCGAGACGATCGGCATCCTCGATCTCGACCGCATCCCGCCCGATGCGCTCTCCAGCACGCTCGCGGGGCACAGCGCCCGCCACCAGGGGCTGATCGTCCTCTCGGCGTCCGACTCGCTCGAGATCGTGCGGGCCGTGCTCCGGATCGAGCGGGCCGCATTCGTCTGGAAGGGCGACGAGCCGGGCGATCTCGTCGCCGCGATCGTCTCGGTCGTGTCCGGCCGCTCGTGGATCTCGGAGGCGGTGCGGCACCGCTTCCTCGCGGCCGGGCTGGATCGCCGCCCGGTCCTCAGCCGGCAGGAGAGCCGCGTGATGCGCTCCTACGGCGCCGGCACCGCGGTGAAGACCGTCGCCCTCGAGATGCGGATCGCCGAGCACACCGTGCGGACCTACATCAAGCGGATCAAGGCCAAGTACCTCGACGCGGGCATCGCACTGGAGTCACGGGTCGACTTCTACCGCCACCTCGACGGGCACGAGGTCGCCATCCGCAACGGCCGCGACCGGGTGCGGTCCGGCATGCAGGAGGAGCACCGCAGCGCGTGA
- a CDS encoding HAD domain-containing protein, with product MAALILLDVDGVLNPSVSSDRAAGSHRLMLEPEREELVRRLAAVGTIVWATTWPPKLTSVLADDLGLPAGTEAIVFGGGLPRDPRFPGQTGKLQPVALWLEEARGRLPIDAVVWIDDNLRGDAHDWAREQETPFHLIVPDAATGLTADEVAGAEEFLAAVGAGSASHGDIRE from the coding sequence ATGGCCGCGCTCATCCTGCTCGACGTCGACGGCGTCCTGAATCCGTCCGTCTCGAGCGATCGGGCGGCGGGCAGCCACCGGCTGATGCTCGAGCCGGAGCGGGAGGAGCTGGTGCGCCGACTCGCCGCCGTCGGGACGATCGTCTGGGCGACGACCTGGCCGCCGAAGCTCACCTCGGTGCTCGCGGACGATCTCGGCCTGCCGGCCGGCACGGAGGCGATCGTCTTCGGCGGCGGTCTTCCGCGCGACCCGCGCTTCCCCGGGCAGACCGGCAAGCTGCAGCCCGTCGCCCTGTGGCTGGAGGAGGCGCGCGGGCGGCTGCCCATCGACGCGGTCGTCTGGATCGACGACAACCTCCGCGGCGACGCCCACGACTGGGCGCGCGAGCAGGAGACGCCCTTCCACCTGATCGTGCCCGACGCCGCGACCGGTCTGACGGCCGACGAGGTCGCCGGCGCCGAGGAGTTCCTCGCCGCGGTGGGCGCCGGATCCGCGTCACACGGGGACATCCGGGAATAG
- a CDS encoding SAM-dependent methyltransferase: MPPSVRLPDGRTASLRPDPIRTGSLLLEIDGSEQSLIDPAAPERLDLEYMARLGAVVDALGPAGAPRAVLHLGAGALSLARYVAATRPGSEQTVLERAAGLVDFVLAEAPLPAGARLRIVTADAAHLQPGPPADLVVLDVYDGDEIPEPFYRADVLARIAGSVAADGLLAINVADDADHRRLRRLRRGLAGALPVLAAVGPQSFAEGRGSGNAILLASRGDAASRAAVLLLHAGPHPVAAVADGDLVPVEVAVEVDP; this comes from the coding sequence ATGCCTCCCTCGGTCCGCCTCCCCGACGGCAGGACGGCCTCGCTGCGACCCGACCCGATCCGGACGGGCTCGCTCCTGCTCGAGATCGACGGCTCGGAGCAGTCGCTGATCGATCCGGCCGCACCCGAGCGGCTCGACCTCGAGTACATGGCGCGGCTCGGCGCCGTCGTCGACGCCCTCGGTCCGGCCGGCGCCCCGCGCGCCGTCCTGCACCTCGGCGCCGGGGCACTCTCGCTCGCCCGCTACGTCGCCGCGACCCGGCCGGGCTCGGAGCAGACGGTCCTCGAGCGGGCCGCGGGGCTCGTCGACTTCGTCCTGGCGGAGGCGCCCCTGCCGGCCGGCGCGCGGCTCCGGATCGTGACCGCCGACGCCGCGCACCTGCAGCCCGGTCCGCCGGCCGATCTCGTCGTGCTCGACGTCTACGACGGCGACGAGATCCCCGAGCCCTTCTACCGGGCCGACGTGCTCGCGCGCATCGCGGGCTCGGTCGCCGCGGACGGCCTGCTCGCGATCAACGTCGCGGACGACGCCGATCACCGCCGGCTCCGGCGGCTGCGGCGGGGACTGGCGGGCGCGCTGCCGGTGCTCGCCGCGGTCGGACCGCAGTCGTTCGCCGAGGGACGCGGGAGCGGCAACGCGATCCTGCTCGCCTCGCGCGGCGACGCCGCCTCACGCGCTGCGGTGCTCCTCCTGCATGCCGGACCGCACCCGGTCGCGGCCGTTGCGGATGGCGACCTCGTGCCCGTCGAGGTGGCGGTAGAAGTCGACCCGTGA
- a CDS encoding amino acid ABC transporter permease, with protein sequence MELFLRSFWPILSGGIVGTIPLALSSFVLGLALALGVALMRLSRVKILAWIARAYISVIRGTPLLVQLFVIFYGLPSLGVKIDPWPSAIIAFALNVGGYAAEVIRAAILSVPKGQWEAAHTIGMGRGLALRRIILPQAARVSVPPLSNTFISLVKDTSLASLILVTELFRQAQKIATASSEFMLLYLEAALIYWLICLVLSSGQSLLEKRLDRYVAR encoded by the coding sequence ATGGAACTGTTCCTGAGGTCGTTCTGGCCGATCCTGTCCGGCGGGATCGTCGGCACGATCCCGCTGGCGCTGTCGAGCTTCGTGCTCGGTCTCGCGCTCGCCCTCGGCGTCGCGCTGATGCGCCTGTCCCGGGTGAAGATCCTCGCCTGGATCGCTCGCGCCTACATCTCGGTCATCCGCGGGACCCCGCTGCTGGTGCAGCTCTTCGTGATCTTCTACGGACTGCCGAGTCTGGGCGTGAAGATCGATCCCTGGCCGAGCGCCATCATCGCGTTCGCGCTGAACGTCGGCGGCTACGCGGCCGAGGTCATCCGCGCCGCGATCCTCAGCGTGCCGAAGGGGCAGTGGGAGGCGGCGCACACCATCGGCATGGGCCGCGGTCTCGCCCTGCGCCGGATCATCCTGCCTCAGGCCGCCCGCGTCTCCGTGCCGCCGCTCTCCAACACGTTCATCTCGCTGGTCAAGGACACGTCGCTCGCCTCGCTGATCCTGGTGACCGAGCTCTTCCGCCAGGCGCAGAAGATCGCCACCGCCTCGAGCGAGTTCATGCTGCTCTACCTCGAGGCCGCCCTCATCTACTGGCTCATCTGCCTGGTGCTCTCGAGCGGCCAGAGCCTCCTCGAGAAGCGATTGGACCGCTATGTCGCCCGCTGA
- a CDS encoding amino acid ABC transporter ATP-binding protein, whose translation MSPADAPAESAGRREDARPVLRATGLRKSFAGVEVLRGIDLEIRRGEVIALIGPSGSGKTTVLRSLNSLEVPDGGVLELADGAVLDFGGTVGKRALTALRDRSAMVFQHFNLFPHLTVLENVTEGPLRVQRRPASEVVPEAEALLERVGLGGRGGAYPFELSGGQQQRVGIVRALALRPDLLLFDEPTSALDPELVGDVLSLMRELAGEGWTMLVVTHELEFARQVASEVVFMADGVVVERGAPAQILREPQEPRTRQFLHRLLHPLE comes from the coding sequence ATGTCGCCCGCTGACGCCCCCGCCGAGTCCGCCGGTCGCCGCGAGGACGCCCGGCCCGTCCTGCGCGCCACGGGGCTGCGCAAGTCGTTCGCCGGAGTCGAGGTCCTCCGCGGCATCGACCTCGAGATCCGCCGCGGCGAGGTCATCGCGCTGATCGGCCCCTCCGGCTCGGGCAAGACCACCGTGCTGCGCTCGCTGAACAGCCTCGAGGTGCCCGACGGCGGCGTCCTCGAGCTCGCGGACGGCGCGGTGCTCGACTTCGGCGGCACCGTCGGCAAGCGCGCGCTCACCGCGCTGCGCGACCGGTCGGCGATGGTCTTCCAGCACTTCAACCTCTTCCCGCACCTCACCGTGCTCGAGAACGTGACGGAGGGCCCGCTGCGCGTCCAGCGTCGCCCGGCGTCCGAGGTGGTCCCGGAGGCGGAGGCGCTGCTCGAGCGCGTCGGTCTCGGCGGCCGCGGCGGCGCCTATCCGTTCGAGCTGTCCGGCGGGCAGCAGCAGCGCGTCGGCATCGTCCGTGCGCTCGCGCTCCGGCCCGACCTCCTGCTCTTCGACGAGCCGACCTCCGCGCTCGATCCGGAGCTGGTCGGCGACGTCCTCTCGCTGATGCGCGAGCTGGCGGGCGAGGGCTGGACGATGCTCGTCGTCACCCACGAGCTGGAGTTCGCGCGCCAGGTCGCCTCCGAGGTCGTCTTCATGGCCGACGGCGTCGTGGTCGAGCGCGGTGCGCCGGCGCAGATACTCCGCGAGCCGCAGGAGCCGCGCACCCGGCAGTTCCTGCACCGTCTGCTGCACCCGCTCGAGTAG